A window of Oryctolagus cuniculus chromosome 2, mOryCun1.1, whole genome shotgun sequence genomic DNA:
GTCCCCGGAGTCGCCATCGGGTCGGCAGCGGCGCCACGGGCGTTCTTGGAGAGCAGCTCCGGGAGTCCAGTGTGACTTCCTGCCGCCCGGGTGGCAACACTTTGTCTCCTGGAAACAAGTTCCTTTTTGTCTAAAGAAGACGTAAACCGTGTGAGAATATCACTGAGAGGCGCGGCACCCCTGGCCCGCAGGAAGAGCCTGTGACGCTGGCGCTGAGGGCGGGAGGAGCGCGGGAAACCTCGCTTCCTCTGGAGCGGCGCCGCCCCGCGCAGCCCGCATCTGCGGATCCTCGCGAGCCTTCCCGTGTGGGCCCCTGGCTGGCCCCAGGGCGTCCCAGAGACAGCACGGGCCTACGGAAGGCTGTCTTGGTGGAGTCAGAGTTgccaaaaagaaggaagggagatcAGGGGACGGATTTCagagtcccagcccctcccctccgtgCGGGCATCTGCGGTTCATGGTAGACAGGGAGGGGGGCCAAGGGGAGAGCGTTGATGTGGGGCTGAATTGTTtgcaagaaggaaaaaattacTCTAAATGAACAAATTCAGAAATATAATAATGTGCCCTCCTAATAGAATTTTAGCTTACCCAGCCCAGgcactacttaaaaaaaaaaaaaaaaaaaaaagtcctcgaTGTAGCCCTGCCAGCTTAAAGGCTTCTAAAATATATGTTATTTAAACAACTTAAACTACCCTTGTTATTCTGTCTGTTATATTAGAAGAAGCACATTTTAGACAACTATCTTACATTGCAAACTAAACCAGTAATTTTTAACAATTCCAAATCATCGTAAAGGAACAGGCCCTTTAAATAAGAAAGTGTTAAAAAGTCCCGTTTGTAAGTTAGAATCCTCACTAGCAAAAATTTTTACTGTCTTTAAATTTACTGTACATATTTTAGAAAGCTCATTTTAGCAGAATCAAGGATCAAATTAAGCAGTTTCTGAGcctagaactttatttttttctaaaatcccACCACTTATAGGAATATACAAATTTCTTGTTAGATAGAACTGGACATGACGTTGCTTTGAACAGAAACCAGCCTAGTGAAGCGACTGAGCACCGGCCTTCAAGGCTGCCCAGCTTGCTCTGTTAGATGCCTAAGAAGATCCAGTTAAAGAATGCCATTCGTCCTTGTTGAGGTCAAATGTGAGAGACAGAAGTTTATTTAATGTAAAGTTAATGAAGGTcagctgatttcagcttcttaGTTTGACCGTGAAAATGTTTATAGAGTTATGTGTAGTTGTACCGTacgattttattttcttcatttatttatttacggtATTATTTATGTTCTGTTTAATATATAGTTTGGTTCTGGCCATTTTAAATGTTCGACATAGAAGAGGCTATATTGGAATATTTACAGCTTTATAAGTCTCCATCAGATTAGCTGTTAACTTTTTGTAACACAAAAAGTTTCagataagtattaaaaaaataaaatctgtctcGGGCTGGTAGTTAACAGTTGTGACCAAGatgcttttggttttattttacagAATTTGCTCATTTCTAACATGAGAAACAAACTTACTTTAATATAACTTTTTCCACACTTTAAAATCAGCAATAGTGTTATGTATTTATAGGCAGCTTTTAATAATACTGTCATATTTGTACTAACCCAAATGATTCACAGTGACAAAACATTTTACTAACATGATCACAAAACCATATGGACAAATAcgaattttaatattataaatgctatttttaaaaggtagGACTTATTCTGCACAGGGTAAAAAGAATGTAATATTTAGTCCTCAATTTTGAATTATCAGTATGTAATtacagttttgtatatcagaaTCTTAAGTGTTACAGGTACAAAAAAGAATATGGCTAGCCAAATGAACAAAGATTAGCTGAATCTCTGTAGGATGCaaatcaaataaacttaaaatcttTGGGGTTTTTGCTATTGCTTTATTATATTGTATTAAATATCAAAGCTCAGGACTGAACTAAATACTTAATCAGGTTAAATTCTGAATATGTTTCTGTTTAAATTTGTCTTGTTTATAAAAGTATGCAAATACATCATGTAGATTAACTTTGGTTTCTGCACTTTCCATGTGTTTGTgggtggaaaaaaaatcagtggtttttctgtttcttaacaAAGATACATCTGCATAAtactttattttgctgttgtttattGTTCACTTAATTTCCCTAATTGGCACAAGCATCAGAGTTTACTTAAACCATGGACCAAGCACATATAAAATCTTTCATGAACTTCCCCAGCCCAGCAGTTTGCTGCGAATAGTTCCCGTTTAGACTATGAAATACGTCTGTTCTGCAAATCAGACAAAGGGCTCTGGAACGTGCGCTCAGTCGGGGGACTGCTGAGCTGGCAGCACTCCCAGGAAGCCCTGTGCCCATGCACACCCACCGGTCCCAACCGCGGCTCAGAGCCAGGGGCCGGTGGCAGTGTTGGCCatcaggcacagagcagggaggaggggttAGATTCTAAGTGAATCTTCCAAAATGCAAGGTTGCCCTCCTGTGCTTGAAGGCGTGAATGAGTGGGGCTGGCTTTTGGAAAGCCTCCATAGAGGCACTGAGGAAAGGAAATGGTGTCTCCCACGTCTCTCACTTCCAAAGTTTTTAAAGAACCAgcaggctttttgtttttttatgtaCAATCAGATatcatgcattttaaatatgCGATGAGACCTTAGCTTATGTCTAATAGGTTATTTCAAACACCTGAAAGAAACCAGTGGTTAGCAGTGGCATTTCCAATTGCCAAAATAATTCCCCTCCATATAAATAATACCTTCAAAGATACATACGCATTTGATACAATGTTTTATTTACCAGCTCTGTGCAGTCACTGTGCCTGTTTTAAAACTGAGAAAACTCACTCACAGTAAGGATTGTGATTGTATTAAGTCTTGATTGGTTTCCGTCTTTGAGAAGAAGGTAAAAGTGCTTTACCAGTCGTAGAAAGAAATTCTAGTTTAAGAAGGTAAATCCCCAGGGGGAGGGGGGCTTGCATTTTGGAAAAGCAGGAGCATAGTGAATGGTGGCTGTGGAGCAGGAAGTCCTACCaaatccagagctgagccatctCCTGAAGCCTGGAGAGCGCTGATGCCTTCTGGCTTAGACTTTCAGGTTGGAGTTTTTCATGGGCAGTTGTTGACGAAGAGCTTGCAAGTCTGCCACCGCGTAGTGGCCGGCAGCGAGCGGAGCCCGGGCGGAGCAGGCTGCACAGTGAAGCAGACACCCTCCCACGAGGAGGGAGAAGCCAGCACCCCAGCCCAGGAACAGGGCCTCCCCAAACTCCCACCGGGGCACAATCTCCGGAAGGGTCTCGTCCCAGAACTCCTGGACCGTCACGTGGGCCACCCACGAGACCGGCACCAGGGCTGTGATGCCTGACGTCCAGGACAGGATTCCCCCCAGGACGAGCAGGCGCTTCTTGAGCTCTTGCTGGCTCTCTCCGATTCTCAAGCAGTCCAGGCCAGACCCCGAGACCAGCAGGCCCAGGAACCCCAGCCCGTTGCACAGAAACATGAAAATCCTGGCGATCCGGAGTTcagcaggcaaagccaggaaaGAGTCGAAGCCCTTGCACTGCGTGCCCACTTCCTCCTGGACGACACAAGTCTGCCAGAGTCCCAGGGTCCAGTGTTCCATCTCATTTAAGTCCAGGTTGAGGTTCTTCCAGAGTGGCAGGTAGTTCGTAAGACAGGATAAAATCCATCCCAGTAAAGATAGTGAAATTCCAGCAAACTGTGCTGCAGTTCTAAATACTAAAGCCATTATGAAGCCCTGTGGGCTTTAGCAAAGCTAACTCCTGCCGTTCAGTTGCTGTGAAAAGAAGTGTGACACCTGTGTTATCACTTGCCGAGTCAGAAATATTTTTTCGTTGTGTATTTAGGAGGATTCCTGCCAGAGTTGCTATTGTTTGGTTCCATGTTGAATAGGTTTccgaagaaagaagagagggaaataATGCAAACCAGTAATGCCAAGGTGTGGCCGAGACCGTGTTCATGTCCTGTGGGCTTGGTTTTGTAGGAAGCAGTTTGTCACTGAAATAAAACTCTTCATTGTTAAGGTATAAATGGCTCTCATGTTGTCCTCAGCCTTTCTAACAAGTCAAAGAATTAAGTCTGAATGCACAGGTGTTTAATTGATGGTTTTCATTTAACTCCTGCTTTCTGTCTTGCTAATTGCACCTGTCAGATGTTCATCTGTTGTAGTTCTCAAATTTCAATGTGTGTGTTACGATGATACTGGatgttatcattttttaaaaatagattcaagAAAAGTATTTCTTAaccaaataaatcagtcttaccATAAAATCTCTTGAGATCTTGaattgggccttttttttttttttttttttttgaaaagctctTCGGCTACCTACACCACATAGCTTATGAAACAACAGTGAACCAAATATTGGGTCTGTGTATCTACATGCCTTTCTGTCAGATTCATGGACAAGTGcgtaaaaacacttttttttttctccattgtgTAAATATGAGTCTTAATCTGTGGACAGATTGAGCAATAGGACTTTGTAGGTCAGAATCAGCGTCTCTGTTCACCACTGAAATAGTTATCCCCAAGTCTGTAATTTTTCATTGAACAAAGGACAGGCAAACCAACTGATAATACCTGGGTATCCAGAAAAATCAGtggaattgtttttcttttttaaatatgaagcTTTTTGGGAAAGAAATGAGAGAGGATAATGGCCAGTGTTTTAAATCTGAGAATATCACAAAACACCTCAAACCTT
This region includes:
- the CLDN22 gene encoding claudin-22; the encoded protein is MALVFRTAAQFAGISLSLLGWILSCLTNYLPLWKNLNLDLNEMEHWTLGLWQTCVVQEEVGTQCKGFDSFLALPAELRIARIFMFLCNGLGFLGLLVSGSGLDCLRIGESQQELKKRLLVLGGILSWTSGITALVPVSWVAHVTVQEFWDETLPEIVPRWEFGEALFLGWGAGFSLLVGGCLLHCAACSARAPLAAGHYAVADLQALRQQLPMKNSNLKV